From a region of the Drosophila virilis strain 15010-1051.87 chromosome 3, Dvir_AGI_RSII-ME, whole genome shotgun sequence genome:
- the LOC6622054 gene encoding splicing factor C9orf78, with translation MQTDNKEDKEEAEEPTKVVFKKSSRKNLRQRKNSDDGDNEEQLTLDEIKERQRLRQRPNGVSLVGLALGKKVAPEEELAIKDPFNVKIGGLVNMQQMKSGKMKEADDAYDVGIGTQFSAETNKRDEDEEMMKYIEQELQKRKGGAADENENDDSDAHKYLTPEDAALYALPDHLRQSSSHRSEEMLSNQMLNGIPEVDLGIHAKIHNIEATEDAKQKLLQDAKNKKDGPSQFVPTNMAVNFMQHNRFNIEDNNEQRRRKREDKDGNNKSAQHQTNPNGVKRATDDYHYDKFRKQFRRY, from the exons ATGCAAACAGACAACAAAGAGGACAAGGAGGAGGCGGAGGAACCTACCAAAGTGGTTTTTAAGAAATCGTCCCGCAAAAATCTGCGCCAGCGCAAGAATTCTGATGATGGCGACAACGAGGAGCA GCTCACACTCGACGAAATCAAGGAGCGACAACGCTTAAGACAGCGTCCCAATGGCGTCAGCCTAGTGGGCCTGGCGCTCGGCAAGAAAGTCGCGCCAGAGGAAGAGCTGGCCATCAAGGATCCATTCAATGTGAAGATTGGCGGGCTGgtcaacatgcaacaaatgaaATCCGGCAAAATGAAGGAAGCCGATGATGCCTATGATGTGGGCATTGGTACGCAATTCTCGGCCGAGACCAATAAACGTGACGAAGACGAGGAAATGATGAAATACATTGAACAGGAGCTGCAAAAGCGCAAAGGCGGCGCTGCAGATGAAAACGAGAATGATGACAGCGATGCCCATAAATATCTGACACCCGAGGATGCGGCACTCTACGCGCTGCCCGACCACCTGCGTCAGTCCTCATCGCACAGATCCGAAGAAATGTTGTCGAATCAAATGCTAAATGGCATACCCGAAGTGGATCTGGGCATTCATGCCAAGATTCACAACATCGAGGCCACGGAGGATGCTAAGCAAAAGCTGCTGCAGGATGCCAAGAACAAAAAGGATGGACCCTCACAGTTTGTGCCCACCAACATGGCGGTCAATTTCATGCAACACAATCGCT TTAACATTGAAGACAACAATGAACAGAGGAGACGCAAGCGTGAGGATAaagatggcaacaacaaatcggCGCAGCATCAAACAAATCCAAATGGCGTTAAGCGCGCAACGGATGATTATCATTATGACAAATTTAGAAAACAGTTTCGGAGATATTAA
- the RpL23A gene encoding large ribosomal subunit protein uL23: MPPKKPTEKSAKPGDKKPEQKKAAAAAPAAAKKEAPAAAKPAAAAPKKAAAPAKKPAAAAGAAKKPAAGAAKKPALKKPITKPKAKDLKKKLGAGKKPQSVLAKLSAKARAAAKGKKSVGKAGAKPAKGTAKAKAVALLNAKKVQTKIIKGAFGTRTRKIRTNVHFRRPTTLKLPRNPKYPRKSVPTRNRMDAYNIIKYPLTTEAAMKKIEDNNTLVFLTHLRANKNHVRAAVRKLYDIKVAKVNILIRPDGQKKAYVRLARDYDALDIANKIGII, encoded by the exons ATGCCACCTAAAAAGCCAACCGAGAAATCCG CAAAGCCTGGCGATAAGAAGCCAGAGCAGAAGAAGGCGGCCGCGgcggcgcctgctgctgccaagAAGGAGGCACCAGCTGCAGCTAAGCCTGCGGCTGCTGCCCCCAAGAAGGCTGCTGCTCCCGCCAAGAAgcccgctgccgctgctggtgctgccaAGAAGCCAGCCGCTGGAGCTGCAAAGAAGCCCGCCCTGAAGAAGCCAATCACCAAGCCAAAGGCTAAGGATCTGAAGAAGAAATTGGGCGCTGGCAAGAAGCCCCAGTCTGTGCTGGCCAAGCTCTCCGCCAAGGCACGTGCTGCTGCCAAGGGCAAGAAATCCGTGGGCAAGGCTGGCGCCAAGCCCGCCAAGGGTACGGCTAAGGCCAAGGCTGTTGCCTTGTTGAACGCCAAGAAGGTGCAGACCAAG ATCATCAAGGGCGCTTTCGGTACACGCACACGCAAGATCCGCACCAATGTGCACTTCCGTCGTCCAACAACGTTGAAGCTACCACGCAATCCCAAATACCCCAGGAAGTCGGTGCCCACCAGGAACCGCATGGATGCTTACAACATCATCAAATACCCGTTGACCACGGAAGCAGCCATGAAGAAGATCGAGGACAACAACACCTTGGTCTTCCTCACACACCTGCGCGCCAACAAGAACCACGTGCGTGCCGCAGTCCGCAAGCTCTACGACATCAAGGTGGCTAAGGTTAACATTCTGATCAGGCCCGATGGTCAGAAGAAGGCTTATGTGCGCCTGGCGCGTGACTACGATGCTCTCGATATCGCCAACAAGATCGGCATCATATAA
- the RabX5 gene encoding ras-related protein Rab-34, whose amino-acid sequence MPHRMRQNLLLPATPTATQHDPRTHLRHLPPAYSLAQTPYSRDKDFAPQLRYQLELPRKPKLRPCKVIFVGDCAVGKTAIVNRFCYDKFQSNYKATIGVDFELENFSILGHNFGLEMWDTAGQERFKCIAGAYYRNASVIVATYDMAKRESLEAAKKWLSSALNYNTTQKPLIFLVGTKADLLTKEEFVRMERLAGVAAAELQAEYWSVSARSGYKINEFFQRLAALAFETAMQQQLKLLKSTAEEQTTQTPEKSQKFDLRSYFTSRSSKQKSGCAC is encoded by the exons ATGCCCCATCGAATGCGCCAGAATCTGTTGTTGCCCGCGACGCCAACGGCGACCCAGCACGATCCGCGCACACATTTGCGGCATTTGCCGCCCGCCTACAGCTTGGCCCAGACGCCCTACAGCCGGGACAAGGATTTTGCGCCCCAGCTGCGCTACCAACTGGAGCTGCCGCGCAAGCCCAAGCTGCGTCCCTGCAAGGTCATCTTTGTGGGTGACTGCGCCGTGGGCAAAACGGCCATTGTGAATCG CTTCTGCTACGACAAGTTCCAGTCGAACTATAAGGCAACCATTGGCGTTGACTTTGAGCTGGAGAACTTTAGCATATTGGGTCACAATTTCGGCCTGGAGAT GTGGGATACGGCTGGCCAGGAGCGTTTCAAGTGCATAGCGGGCGCCTATTATCGCAATGCTAGTG TCATTGTGGCCACCTACGACATGGCCAAGCGCGAGTCTCTAGAGGCTGCCAAAAAGTGGCTTTCGAGCGCCCTCAACTACAACACAACGCAGAAACCTTTGATATTTCTAGTGGGCACAAAAGCAGATCTCTTG ACCAAGGAGGAGTTCGTGCGAATGGAGCGCCTCGcgggcgtggcagctgccgAGCTGCAGGCCGAATATTGGTCCGTATCGGCGCGTTCCGGTTACAAGATCAACGAATTCTTTCAACGTTTGGCCGCATTGGCCTTTGAAACGGCCATgcagcaacaattaaaattattaaagagCACAGCAGAGGAGCAGACGACACAAACGCCAGAAAAGTCGCAAAAATTTG ACTTACGCAGTTATTTCACAAGTCGCTCCAGCAAACAAAAGAGTGGCTGTGCCTGCTga
- the LOC6624312 gene encoding dynein axonemal intermediate chain 4: protein MSRPLNKDYRAADFQQLSQLIRNHPLMKTTTSEQLPMQTLRSPEYRTKCVMRASLDDIALGINLFKLQLGGDRDRDSDRERERDTAKAETVGFAPAARKSAKPTATPFIKVLLRKTPLVVLFERPSMTAEADSEEGRQVLADNRRYEQLLAGTDKSRRTVDSETQTISTLLKSRLVNTERLRTDQVASYVSNFEMFDTYKDLEASTKSVQVQGDQQMEVTTYRVGGVDQFVAINKLSSFRLALMLTMRILASNVYEPEQRRFRNMTPPDPLAEDVKFRYRLRLLWRLSAPTSCPLPGARQAVTGISFCPSNGDIFAVSYGIYTHAQLGKQPGISPGHVYVWNIKNPVNPERCYNYAVPVVTLQFAPAAPQLLAIGLHNGDVQVRDISQPEDQPPLANSQRSSSPHFEPVTSIKWIQRTDGDVPGEPDLTPLLAASQSGAITKYQLINSPHLLGFQHQYFERAEAELEGIPLQCQAQRVPLLANRHVQCLELVLDPLQTDFYYVLTDEGTMYKCSTNYPLQHLEQRQVHETPAVCMDFSPWSPKLYLTCGSDWCIRIWLGGILLPLITLQHHLSPVHCARWSRTHSTILVSLSHSTIDIWDLRNSTLKPVSSTTIDARIDYTTFCFSHCGRCLAVGNEAGNLLMLAFEDMPFPPHFQYRQLKRALFKALALDPELLQQVKSVGSFSYPEGGKHTAAQ, encoded by the exons ATGTCCAGGCCGTTGAACAAGGATTATCGAGCTGCTGATTTCCAGCAGCTCAGCCAGCTGATCAGGAATCATCCGCTGATGAAGACGACCACGTCGGAGCAGCTGCCCATGCAGACGCTGCGCTCGCCCGAATACCGCACCAAGTGCGTGATGCGCGCCTCGCTGGATGACATAGCGCTGGGC ATAAATCTGTTCAAGCTGCAGTTGGGTGGcgacagggacagggacagtgacagggagagggagagggacaCGGCCAAAGCAGAAACTGTTGGCTTTGCGCCCGCGGCTCGCAAATCGGCCAAGCCGACGGCCACGCCCTTTATCAAAGTGCTGCTGAGAAAGACGCCGCTTGTGGTGCTGTTCGAGCGCCCCAGCATGACGGCCGAGGCGGACAGCGAGGAGGGGCGCCAGGTGTTGGCGGATAATCGGCGCtacgagcagctgctggcgggCACAGACAAATCCCGACGCACCGTCGACTCGGAAACGCAGACGATATCGACGCTGCTGAAATCGCGGCTGGTCAACACGGAGCGCCTGCGCACCGACCAGGTGGCCTCCTATGTCTCCAACTTCGAGATGTTCGACACGTACAAGGATCTGGAGGCGTCCACGAAGAGCGTTCAGGTGCAGGGCGACCAGCAAATGGAGGTGACCACCTATCGCGTCGGCGGCGTGGATCAATTTGTGGCCATCAATAAGCTGTCCAGCTTCCGGCTGGCGCTTATGCTGACCATGCGCATCCTGGCCAGCAATGTGTACGAGCCGGAACAGCGCCGTTTTCGCAATATGACGCCACCCGATCCGCTCGCCGAGGATGTAAAGTTCCGGTACCGGCTGCGCCTGCTCTGGCGTCTGAGTGCACCCACCTCCTGCCCGTTGCCCGGAGCCCGGCAGGCGGTGACCGGGATTAGTTTTTGTCCCAGCAATGGCGACATTTTTGCCGTGTCGTATGGTATTTATACCCATGCGCAGCTGGGCAAGCAGCCCGGCATCAGTCCCGGCCATGTCTACGTGTGGAACATCAAGAATCCGGTGAATCCGGAACGCTGCTACAATTACGCCGTGCCCGTGGTCACGTTACAGTTCGCGCCGGCGGCTCCACAGCTGCTGGCCATTGGCCTGCACAATGGCGATGTCCAGGTGCGTGACATTTCGCAGCCGGAGGATCAGCCGCCGCTGGCCAACTCGCAGCGCAGCAGCTCACCCCACTTCGAGCCGGTGACATCCATCAAGTGGATACAGCGCACCGATGGCGATGTGCCCGGCGAGCCCGATCTGACGCCTCTACTGGCTGCCTCGCAGTCGGGCGCCATCACCAAATATCAGCTGATTAATAGTCCACATCTGTTGGGCTTTCAGCATCAGTATTTTGAGCGTGCCGAGGCCGAGCTGGAGGGGATTCCCCTCCAGTGTCAGGCGCAGCGTGTCCCACTCCTGGCAAATCGCCACGTGCAGTGCCTGGAACTCGTGCTGGATCCGTTGCAAACGGATTTTTACTATGTGCTCACCGATGAGGGCACCATGTACAAGTGCTCCACCAATTATCCACTGCAGCATCTGGAGCAGCGCCAGGTGCACGAAACGCCCGCCGTCTGCATGGACTTCTCGCCCTGGTCCCCCAAGCTCTACTTGACCTGTGGCAGCGATTG GTGCATTCGCATCTGGCTGGGCGGCATCCTGCTGCCGCTGATCACCCTGCAGCATCATCTGTCGCCGGTGCACTGCGCCCGCTGGAGCCGCACTCATTCGACCATTTTGGTTTCGCTCAGCCACAGCACCATCGACATCTGGGATCTGCGCAACAGCACACTGAAGCCCGTCTCGTCCACCACAATCGATGCCCGGATTGACTACACGACCTTCTG CTTTTCGCACTGTGGTCGCTGCCTGGCCGTGGGCAATGAGGCCGGCAATCTTCTCATGCTCGCCTTTGAGGACATGCCCTTTCCGCCGCATTTTCAGTACAGGCAGCTGAAGCGTGCGCTCTTCAAGGCCCTGGCCTTGGATCCGGAGCTGCTGCAACAGGTCAAGAGCGTGGGTTCCTTTAGTTATCCCGAAGGCGGCAAGCACACAGCAGCGCAATAG